The sequence TGAAGAGCGGATGTGTGAGGAGAATGCCCGGCTACCTCCATGCATCTGACCTGTTTTCTTGCGTTTCTGCTCTCTTCTCCCTGAAACCGGAGGTTTCTGACTGATGGCACCCTCACGCGGCGCTCTCATGGCCGTGACGGCGGCGGCCGCGGCGAGCGTCGCCGTCGCCGGCTGCGACGGCTCCGGAGCCGAACACCGCAACGGCTCCGAGACGTCCCGTGCGGCGTCGTCGGCACCGTCCCCCACCCCCTCCCCGACCCGCAGCTACCCGCTCTCGAAGGCGCCCCGCACCATCCCGGCCGTACGCGAGCACACCGCCGCCCACGGCCCCGGCTGGCGGCCGGGCGAGAACAGCGGGGTCGTCATCGCGGACGGCAAGCTCGCCGACGAGGGGAAGCTGCTCGCCGGCGAGCTGAAGATCAGCTACCGGGGCGATGTGGCGGCCCGTGCCGGGGACATCGAGCTGGCCCTCGCCCCGAAGGACTCCGGCGGGCCGGAGTCGTACACCCTGCGCACCCACGACGGGCGTGTCACGATCAGCGGGCCCGGCGAGGCGGGCGTGTTCTACGGCACCCGCACCCTCAAGCAGTCCGTGCGCGCCGACGGCTCCATGCCCGAGGGCGAGGTGCGCGACCGGCCCGACAAGCCGCAGCGCGGTCTCAACCTCGACATCGCGCGCAAGCACTACAGCGCCACCTGGATCGAGGACCGGCTGCGCGAGATGGCCGACCTCAAGCTCAACCAGCTCGGCCTGCACTTCTCCGACGACCAGGCCTTCCGCATCGAGTCCGACACCCACCCCGAAGTCGTCTCGCCCGACCACCTCACCAAGGCGCAGGTGCGGCGCATCGTCGCGCTGGCCGGCCGGCTGCACATCGAGATCGTCCCGGAGATCGACTCGCCCGGTCATCTCGGCGCGGTCCTGCGCGCCCACCCCGACCTCCAGCTGCACAACGTCTCCGGGGTGGCGTCGACCGGGTCGCTGGACATCTCCAAACCGGGCGCGGCCAAGCTGATCGACGAACTCCTCGGCGAGTACGCCGAGCTGTTCGGCGGCGCCTACTGGCATCTGGGCGCCGACGAGTACCGCGCGCTGATGGCGAGCAACCCCGCCGCCTCGTACCCGCAGCTCCAGCGCGCGGCCGTCGCGAAGTACGGCTCCGGGGCCGGTATCGCCGACCTCGCGACCGGCTGGCTCAACGACCGGGCCGCGGTGGTCCGCAAGCACGGCATGCAGCCGAAGGCCTGGAACGACGGGCTCTTCCGGGACAGCACGGTCCAGGCCGACAAGAACATCGAGGTCGAGTACTGGACGGGCAAGGAGTACGGGGCCCGGTCGCCGGAGGAGTACCTGCGCGAGGGCCGCAAGGTCCTGAACCTCAACGACGAGTTCATGTACTACGTGCTCGGCCAGCCCAACGCCTTCGTCTACCCCACCGGCAAGCGGATCTACGAGCAGTGGACCCCGCTCGTCCTGCGCGGCACCACCCCCGTCCCGGCGCGCTACTCGGACCAGATCCTGGGCGGCCGGTTCGCCGTCTGGGGCGACCTGCCGAACGCCCAGACCGCCGCACAGGTGGCCGAGGGCATCCGGATGCCGCTGCGGGCGACGTCCCAGAAGCTGTGGGACCCGGGCAAACCGAAGCTGACCTGGGAGAAGTTCCGCTCGCTGGCGAAGGAGATCGACGCGGGCTGAAAACCCCTGGCGGTGGACAGGGCGGCGACCGGACACTACGTTCCGCTTGCCGCGCTGTCCGGGGAGGGACACGCGGTCCACGCGTTGACGTCCGAATCCTGGGGGGTTCCATTTCCATGCTCTGTTCACTCTGTGGCGCGAGACCGGCCAGCACCGCTGACGGCCGGTGCGCAATGTGCGTCGGCTTCCACCGCGAGGGGGAAAGGGTGAGGCCGGTACCGGTACCGGCCGGCCTGTACCACCTGCGCTCGCCGGTCGCCCTGGGCAGGGCGGTGTGCGTGCTGCTCGGCTCGGTGGCCGTGGCGGACGCCCTCTCGATCGCCTCCGGCGTCCACGCCCGGCTGCTGCTCGGGGACCGGACGGAGGACGGCTACGCGACGGTCGACGACCTGACCTGG comes from Streptomyces sp. Mut1 and encodes:
- a CDS encoding family 20 glycosylhydrolase, which encodes MAPSRGALMAVTAAAAASVAVAGCDGSGAEHRNGSETSRAASSAPSPTPSPTRSYPLSKAPRTIPAVREHTAAHGPGWRPGENSGVVIADGKLADEGKLLAGELKISYRGDVAARAGDIELALAPKDSGGPESYTLRTHDGRVTISGPGEAGVFYGTRTLKQSVRADGSMPEGEVRDRPDKPQRGLNLDIARKHYSATWIEDRLREMADLKLNQLGLHFSDDQAFRIESDTHPEVVSPDHLTKAQVRRIVALAGRLHIEIVPEIDSPGHLGAVLRAHPDLQLHNVSGVASTGSLDISKPGAAKLIDELLGEYAELFGGAYWHLGADEYRALMASNPAASYPQLQRAAVAKYGSGAGIADLATGWLNDRAAVVRKHGMQPKAWNDGLFRDSTVQADKNIEVEYWTGKEYGARSPEEYLREGRKVLNLNDEFMYYVLGQPNAFVYPTGKRIYEQWTPLVLRGTTPVPARYSDQILGGRFAVWGDLPNAQTAAQVAEGIRMPLRATSQKLWDPGKPKLTWEKFRSLAKEIDAG